In Spodoptera frugiperda isolate SF20-4 chromosome 12, AGI-APGP_CSIRO_Sfru_2.0, whole genome shotgun sequence, a single window of DNA contains:
- the LOC118263103 gene encoding E3 SUMO-protein ligase RanBP2 has protein sequence MYRNKKDVDKHVENLLSKLSAKEFKSRAYSVARLYFEVGDYLSCQKYVEQYLTQKDNNAAAYKLLGQALQKMGMKEKALEQYKASLDIDPAQTSTILDICELLADDEVIIEPGRAKYWCEKAEATFPRHPVTFRLREKLISVSNPDPEALVELLHSELAIRPKDALLHARLLKHYLNINKVKEAFEHACDVEFGRKPFINTYGWYEILNDLLKHNSLNTSDWLYHLLLLTVKERICLLSITETPSGTSKSLVESNELLHSYDQAIESVSRSGASPGFAEFHNALLQHHKGQIAFHAATFLLKKAKKDQMSWRDAIKHASPLMLVAWQAVPLDSKVNWLKNAPEKQMIAVHRWYSEGTYRCSQAGHYLLSNIQDKNQSFLDQVSQCYSGTHWRDKQYKRIFSSKGHLDKMKSSYFASNAFAPPVLRLPRRLEVECYDSDAQREYGSSLHHFVWTLLNYKNYAHFKCTLFDMLTYNATTCGPETLNRSDIHAFLYCATLTASQQISKKDSYVSSERPHTLPASITDLLCPLTQMKWWDCAYKFSQNELGTELTDIRATLSRGIEVVRCIDNHGLDPELLCILGRIFSERAKATTNVDEKNQLETRAGLYYSSAVPLLEKLKSKIVVKYLDKRMFDYTHKELSSKELHALLEECKLYVAVSHFSEGEYDKVIEILSNLKSPQALFHLSQTYKKIALEENNLSRDSEAMSKYAALLAKAKMFAYKALDRLRDSEPNKNHPLYSDTQQLIEDIEIQMNNIDPDFATGTRDGDGKFSSDDNVSGESEHLPIRGNSHLFRNLSSTPKASHNANATNYRTAMDSQILENSRVDQKFLERIETEIKNLQKRDTTISDFMEQTRNWFDENRKMGNQIISTIHSNMQNTTDQFKLLKISVDQVKDQIDECRNECKDVSELKKQVVELKKEVGKLKKASSEQTIDDSDLYNLDEDYRTNDSASSFATQLPFTPSQVIPSFNQRLVPPFPVPPNPYQLYNQSLYNLYNQYSQFAQPSSVPGTQPMFDPTRAQVNYPGVYPTPDQMYLDVAHLVPPNLSAASSVQPAPVVPPLSTVPTMSSVTSSTAVSVTVSKVTSAESKDIAKSLPVNVVITSSDPLPTCTTTPAPILSVTIPPKHIKGGTPHNYQIQLPATTDTKVVSPPVFVFPAQSNKAATTSSNSVSNWNQSSVFKTTPISSTSTFSSLLNPSLTAPKLGGDTLDTSKSVVDGMFSGSSPNTSLNKSRTLSERSNTSVENYDPCPDFKPIVPLPAEIKVTTGEEDEYVIFSSRAKLFRFVDKQWKERGLGEMKLLKHKVSGKVRVLMRREQVHKICANHIITAEMEIKQMMNEAKAYFWVANDFADETVVLEKFCIRFKTADIAKDFYNAFEKARQEALMNKTLSPVAPKVEDVKTTTAKVTSQVTTSVKDTSNQLTPTTTTKTVVGGFTFSSTPTFKSVADDVKPEMKSQDVTTTKASVFSGLSFKTSNSSPFSNLFTKTSSPDTNTANNTAQDTESSKLNTSDQVEEYEPNVEFKPVVPLPALIDQKTGEEDENILFEHRAKLLRFDAAAKEWKERGLGNIKLLVHKDNIHKVRLLMRREQIMKVCCNHAVTNEMIFQKMPNLDKAVTWCAKDFSEGELVAETFCLRFKTIQLCDEFMEAIKSAQSKMKDESKAAKEEKNAAKQNNQTGFGDKFKPKAGSWHCNACYTNNLESFSKCACCETPKPNSAASTNATPAVTNTDTEKPVATGWGDKFKPKPGSWECRDCFVRNESSVENCSACNSPKDPTKPKTAVKLTSDNAPKFNFGIPATNNNAEQKPTSIIPVSSQASSVTTGGDLFKTSAPTWEANNKAPIFGTGSSGTQFKFGVPPASNDTKANAGATSIFDGTGAHKFSFGIPPSDTTTNPVSFGEQKAAINNSVTDTLKSSSENQVVDFSLKKKEDPNTSVKPALLPTPVSDSSSSVSFGFKESGTFDFVFKPKTPTKGKSPAKSPHSQADGEESDGNEYAAEDECHHTFTPVIPLPDKIEVVTGEENETELYGQLAKLYRFLSGEWKERGKGIVKILKHKDTGKLRVVMRRDQVLKICLNHALTSEIIYNVKDEKSWQFVVNDFSEGELNLEHFCLRFKSKEVALEFKNAIDNALQGKSVGKNEANDKKEKDEIDDVVFVSEIQASKEDKQKAKELMLPENFFTYKTKEPCQGCRGCNDSEDSSKSESNSQSSTSTSETNVAAANKSNLPTSEQKPIASASTTKPLLTNSSTPVKTMPSIFQSPTNSLYGTPSNFEKTADTSIFRTPLGSAASNMKTPTSATSQSSLDNTFTNKENTFIQKPNIFSGFGGSEQSTLFGTPQNKTTSIFGSSDAQGSVSSKNSLLAPPKLSNINTSNQNESRFNFGQSKFVFSDSNQTPTTTGETGKSFNKSVLEFSAPSMKTDNAKVKSIFGDDKGPENLFASVNQGSIFGPGALANSQPKTDTNIFGSAAMSAFGSISTQNSIFGSGKSLFGTSNQGGMLSAGGSDNQKKDGPLGAGVIQKPNDATNNQSEKKEIPLKVDSNLTFAALSSGSGPAFNMKTTQPDFKWEGAGQQLFNAKPNKNSGDKSKNESGVDDDAVAEEEYDPHYEPIVPLPEKIVVTTGEEDEEKMFGERCKLYRYDDKSREWKERGVGEMKILFHPERKTYRLLLRREQVHKAVLNMLLYMDLELLPMKNSDRAWTWAGRNFAENSAGEQETLAVRFKSVDLATAFHDKIVECVRKLQAAAAQAVREVNELKESETFDNVSPLRLPKHLQESARADNAITAEVIQRTSGSSRQDTSANTNDSKPAAVTEEFHQDYEHHEGHEDHEDHEDHDDEEEDYDYDEYYNEDEEESAPYYTCDGEAIVRQGNNETTCSNAHIQVLFDQEIYSPKILVTDSATGEILADMLIYTDTEFQMSGDSCAWSGTDYTSNDPVDKTVTVNFYDSETAMQFYDSCETSKAATYASTDPVS, from the exons atgtatagaaataaaaaagacgTGGATAAACATGTGGAGAATTTGTTATCTAAATTGTCTGCGAAAGAG TTTAAATCAAGAGCTTATTCTGTAGCTCGACTTTATTTCGAAGTGGGGGATTATTTGAGTTGTCAGAAATATGTCGAGCAATACCTTACCCAAAAAGACAACAACGCTGCGGCGTACAAACTTCTTGGACAAGCTTTGCAGAAAATGGGCATGAAAGAAAAGGCCTTAGAACAATACAAGGCGTCTTTGGACATCGACCCTGCACAAACTAGTACCATATTAGACA TTTGTGAACTTCTTGCTGATGATGAAGTTATTATTGAACCAGGTAGAGCCAAGTACTGGTGTGAAAAAGCAGAAGCCACATTTCCCAGGCACCCAGTTACATTCAGACTAAGGGAGAAACTTATATCTGTTTCTAACCCAGATCCTGAAGCACTAGTTGAATTACTACATTCTGAATTGGCAATAAGGCCAAAGGATGCATTACTTCATGCACGCTTATTGAAACATTATCTGAACATCAATAAAGTTAAAGAAGCATTTGAACATGCATGTGATGTGGAGTTTGGACGAAAACCATTTATAAACACCTATGGTTGGTATGAAATTTTGAATGATCTACTGAAGCACAACTCACTCAATACCAGTGACTGGCTTTATCACTTACTTCTCCTAACTGTGAAGGAACGTATTTGTTTGTTGAGTATTACTGAAACACCAAGTGGTACATCCAAAAGCTTAGTTGAATCTAATGAGCTTCTTCATTCTTATGATCAGGCTATTGAGAGTGTTTCACGTTCTGGGGCCTCTCCTGGCTTTGCAGAATTCCATAATGCATTGCTACAACATCATAAAGGCCAAATTGCCTTTCATGCTGCAACATTTTTGCTAAAGAAAGCCAAAAAAGACCAAATGAGTTGGAGAGATGCTATCAAGCATGCTTCCCCACTTATGTTAGTAGCTTGGCAAGCCGTACCTTTAGATTCGAAAGTAAATTGGCTGAAAAATGCCCCTGAGAAGCAAATGATTGCAGTACATCGCTGGTACTCAGAAGGAACATACAGATGTTCCCAGGCTGGGCATTATTTACTATCAAATATTCAAGATAAAAATCAATCATTCCTTGATCAGGTTTCTCAATGTTATTCTGGTACTCACTGGAGAGACAAGCAGTACAAGCGGATCTTTTCCAGTAAAGGTCATCTGGATAAAATGAAATCATCTTACTTTGCATCAAATGCATTTGCTCCACCTGTATTGAGACTTCCTAGAAGATTAGAAGTTGAATGTTATGATAGTGATGCTCAAAGGGAATATGGTAGTTCCCTACACCATTTTGTTTGGACattattgaattataaaaattatgcaCATTTCAAATGCACTCTTTTTGATATGCTCACATACAATGCAACAACTTGTGGACCTGAGACATTGAACAGATCAGATATTCATGCCTTTTTGTATTGTGCAACATTAACAGCCAGCCAACAAATATCTAAAAAAGATTCCTATGTGTCAAGTGAAAGACCACATACACTTCCAGCTAGCATTACTGATCTTTTGTGTCCTCTCACTCAAATGAAATGGTGGGATTGTGCTTATAAATTCAGTCAAAACGAGTTGGGGACTGAATTAACTGACATACGTGCCACATTGAGCCGTGGCATAGAAGTTGTGAGGTGCATTGACAATCATGGTCTTGATCCAGAGCTATTATGCATTCTTGGGCGCATATTCAGTGAAAGAGCCAAAGCAACAACAAATGTAGATGAAAAAAATCAACTGGAAACAAGGGCTGGGTTATATTATTCTTCAGCTGTACCATTATTAGAAAAATTGAAAAGCAAAATTGTTGTCAAGTACCTTGACAAAAGAATGTTTGATTATACACACAAAGAATTAAGCTCCAAAGAACTACATGCTTTACTTGAAGAATGCAAACTATATGTAGCAGTCAGCCATTTTAGTGAAGGTGAATATGATAAAGTTATTGAAATCCTTTCCAACTTAAAGTCACCACAGGCACTGTTCCACCTCAGCCAAACctataaaaaaattgcattagAAGAAAATAATCTGTCCCGTGATTCTGAAGCAATGTCTAAATATGCAGCATTATTGGCTAAAGCTAAAATGTTCGCTTACAAAGCTTTAGACCGGCTAAGGGACAGTGAACCTAATAAAAATCATCCTTTATACTCTGACACTCAACAACTAATTGAAGATATAGAAATCCAGATGAATAACATTGATCCTGATTTTGCTACGGGTACTAGAGATGGCGATGGGAAATTTTCGTCAGATGACAATGTTTCAGGAGAAAGCGAACATTTACCTATCAGAGGAAACTCTCATTTGTTCCGAAACTTAAGTTCCACACCCAAAGCTTCTCACAATGCTAATGCTACAAATTATCGAACTGCCATGGACTCACAAATATTAGAAAATTCAAGAGTAGACCAAAAGTTTTTGGAAAGAATTGAAACTGAAATTAAGAATTTGCAAAAAAGAGATACTACTATTAGTGACTTTATGGAACAAACACGAAACTGGTTTGATGAAAATCGTAAAATGGGTAATCAAATTATAAGTACTATTCATTCAAATATGCAAAATACTACAGACCAATTTAAATTGCTGAAGATATCAGTTGATCAAGTGAAGGATCAGATAGATGAATGTAGAAATGAATGTAAGGATGTTAGCGAATTAAAGAAGCAGGTAGTAGAGCTCAAAAAGGAAGTGGGCAAACTGAAAAAGGCTTCTTCTGAACAGACCATTGATGATAGTGATTTGTATAACCTAGACGAAGACTACAGAACAAATGATAGTGCATCATCATTTGCAACTCAGTTACCATTCACACCATCTCAAGTGATTCCCTCTTTCAATCAACGTCTTGTCCCGCCTTTCCCTGTGCCACCTAACCCATATCAACTTTACAATCAAagcttatataatttatataaccaGTATTCCCAATTCGCGCAGCCTTCCTCAGTACCAGGGACCCAGCCAATGTTTGATCCAACTAGAGCCCAAGTAAACTATCCCGGTGTTTATCCAACGCCAGATCAAATGTATTTAGATGTTGCTCATTTGGTTCCCCCTAATTTGTCAGCTGCCTCGTCGGTGCAACCAGCGCCGGTGGTACCTCCGCTGTCAACCGTACCAACAATGTCAAGTGTAACATCTTCAACAGCAGTATCTGTTACTGTATCCAAAGTAACTTCTGCTGAATCTAAAGACATTGCAAAATCATTACCTGTCAATGTAGTCATTACATCTTCAGATCCCTTGCCAACATGTACGACAACACCGGCACCAATTCTAAGTGTGACAATACCACCAAAACATATTAAAGGCGGTACTCCTCATAATTATCAAATACAACTCCCAGCAACTACTGATACGAAAGTCGTGTCACCTCCAGTGTTTGTTTTCCCTGCTCAAAGTAACAAAGCTGCAACCACAAGTTCTAATTCAGTGTCCAATTGGAATCAATCATCAGTATTCAAAACTACTCCCATATCTTCAACCTCCACATTCAGCTCCTTACTTAACCCTTCACTAACGGCACCGAAGCTTGGTGGGGACACACTTGATACTTCAAAGTCAGTAGTTGATGGAATGTTTTCTGGTAGTTCACCGAATACTAGTCTCAATAAATCAAGGACATTATCGGAAAGAAGTAATACATCTGTGGAAAATTATGACCCTTGTCCAGATTTTAAACCTATCGTGCCCCTACCTGCTGAAATTAAGGTTACTACTGGGGAGGAAGATGAATATGTGATATTTAGCTCTAGAGCTAAACTTTTCCGTTTCGTGGATAAACAGTGGAAAGAAAGAGGTCTTGGTGAAATGAAATTGCTCAAACATAAAGTATCAGGAAAAGTTCGAGTTCTTATGAGACGTGAACAAGTCCATAAGATTTGTGCGAATCACATAATTACCGCAGaaatggaaataaaacaaatgatgaaTGAGGCTAAAGCCTATTTTTGGGTTGCCAATGATTTTGCAGATGAGACTGTTGTTTTAGAAAAGTTCTGTATCCGGTTCAAAACTGCTGATATAGCTAAAGATTTCTACAATGCCTTTGAAAAAGCTAGACAGGAAGCTCTAATGAATAAAACTCTGAGTCCAGTTGCTCCCAAAGTAGAAGATGTAAAAACGACGACTGCAAAGGTTACCAGCCAAGTAACTACATCTGTCAAAGATACCAGCAATCAACTTACaccaacaacaacaactaaAACTGTGGTTGGCGGATTTACATTTAGCAGTACACCAACTTTCAAGTCTGTGGCTGATGATGTTAAACCTGAAATGAAATCCCAAGATGTTACTACTACTAAAGCTAGTGTATTTAGCGGTTTATCTTTTAAAACCAGCAACAGTTCACcattttcaaatttatttactaaaacttCTTCACCTGACACCAACACTGCCAATAATACTGCTCAGGATACAGAATCCTCAAAACTCAATACGTCGGACCAGGTTGAAGAATATGAACCAAATGTTGAATTTAAACCTGTTGTACCTTTGCCTGCTTTAATTGATCAAAAGACTGGCGAAGAAGATGAAAATATACTGTTTGAACATCGCGCAAAACTTTTGAGGTTTGATGCTGCTGCCAAAGAATGGAAAGAACGTGGACTCGGCAATATAAAGTTACTTGTCCATAAAGACAATATACACAAAGTAAGACTTCTAATGAGACGTGAACAAATAATGAAGGTCTGTTGTAATCATGCAGTTACCAATGAAATGATTTTCCAAAAAATGCCCAATTTGGATAAAGCTGTAACTTGGTGTGCCAAAGATTTCTCAGAAGGTGAGTTAGTGGCAGAGACATTCTGTTTGCGATTTAAGACCATTCAGCTGTGTGATGAATTCATGGAAGCTATTAAATCTGCCCAATCCAAAATGAAAGATGAATCAAAGGCTGCAAAGGAAGAAAAAAATGCTGCTAAGCAAAACAATCAAACTGGTTTTGGTGATAAGTTTAAACCCAAAGCTGGCTCATGGCATTGTAATGCATGTTATACTAATAACTTGGAAAGTTTTTCAAAGTGTGCTTGTTGTGAAACACCAAAACCAAACAGTGCTGCAAGCACCAACGCTACTCCTGCTGTTACAAACACAGATACCGAGAAACCTGTAGCTACAGGTTGGGGAGATAAATTCAAGCCCAAACCTGGTAGCTGGGAATGCAGAGACTGTTTTGTTCGAAATGAATCTAGTGTTGAAAACTGCAGTGCTTGTAATAGCCCCAAAGATCCAACCAAACCTAAGACAGCTGTCAAACTTACATCAGACAATGCACCCAAATTTAATTTTGGGATACCTGCTACAAATAACAATGCAGAGCAAAAGCCTACTTCAATAATTCCTGTATCCAGTCAGGCCTCTTCCGTTACTACTGGTGGTGACTTGTTCAAAACCAGTGCTCCAACTTGGGAAGCCAATAACAAAGCTCCCATATTTGGAACAGGTTCATCTGGGACACAATTTAAGTTTGGTGTGCCTCCAGCATCAAATGATACTAAAGCAAATGCTGGAGCCACTTCCATTTTTGATGGCACTGGTGCACATAAATTTAGTTTTGGTATACCTCCAAGTGATACAACAACTAACCCAGTATCTTTCGGGGAACAGAAGGCTGCAATCAATAATTCAGTGACTGATACACTAAAGAGCTCTTCTGAAAATCAGGTTGTTGACTTTAGTCTTAAAAAGAAGGAAGATCCAAATACTTCAGTGAAACCAGCACTACTTCCCACACCTGTGTCTGACAGTTCATCTAGTGTATCCTTTGGATTCAAAGAAAGTGGTACATTTGACTTCGTATTTAAACCTAAGACACCTACGAAAGGTAAAAGTCCTGCAAAGTCTCCTCATAGCCAAGCTGACGGTGAAGAAAGTGATGGAAATGAATATGCTGCAGAAGATGAATGCCATCATACTTTCACTCCTGTAATACCTCTCCCGGACAAG atcGAAGTCGTTACCGGCGAAGAAAATGAAACTGAACTTTATGGACAGTTAGCAAAGTTGTATAGATTTTTATCAGGAGAATGGAAAGAACGTGGAAAAGGAATTGTCAAGATTCTAAAACATAAAGATACAGGAAAATTGAG GGTAGTTATGCGGAGAGATCAGgtcttaaaaatatgtttgaatcATGCTTTGACTTcagaaattatttacaatgttaaAGATGAAAAATCTTGGCAATTTGTGGTGAATGACTTTAGTGAAGGTGAACTAAACTTAGAACATTTCTGTCTTCGATTTAAAAGTAAAGAGGTGGCcttagaatttaaaaatgcaaTTGATAATGCACTCCAGGGAAAATCTGTTGGTAAAAATGAAGCAAATGATAAAAAGGAAAAAGATGAAATTGATGATGTCGTGTTTGTAAGCGAAATCCAAGCATCTAAAGAAGACAAACAGAAAGCCAAAGAGTTAATGCTGCCTGAAAATTTCTTCACTTACAAAACTAAAGAACCATGCCAAGGATGCCGTGGATGCAATGATAGTGAAGATTCCTCAAAATCTGAAAGTAATTCACAATCTTCTACATCTACAAGTGAAACAAATGTAGCAGCTGCAAACAAATCGAATCTTCCTACGTCAGAACAAAAACCAATAGCATCAGCATCAACTACAAAACCACTTTTAACCAATTCAAGTACTCCTGTAAAAACTATGCCATCTATTTTCCAAAGTCCCACTAATTCTTTATATGGGACTCCAAGCAATTTTGAGAAAACTGCTGATACATCTATTTTCCGCACGCCACTTGGCTCAGCTGCATCTAACATGAAAACCCCAACATCAGCAACTTCACAAAGCAGTTTAGATAATACTTTCACTAATAaggaaaatacatttattcaaAAGCCGAACATATTCTCAGGATTTGGTGGCTCAGAGCAGTCAACATTATTTGGAACTCCTCAGAACAAAACTACTTCTATATTTGGCAGCAGTGACGCTCAAGGATCAGTAAGCTCAAAGAACTCACTACTGGCCCCACCCAAATTAAGCAATATTAATACTTCAAATCAAAATGAATCCCGTTTTAACTTTGGACAGTCGAAATTCGTATTTAGTGATTCAAATCAAACACCAACCACAACAGGTGAAACTGGGAAATCTTTCAATAAGTCAGTTTTAGAATTTTCTGCTCCTAGTATGAAGACAGATAATGCTAAGGTAAAATCAATATTTGGAGATGATAAGGGGCCTGAAAATTTGTTTGCTAGTGTAAACCAAGGAAGTATTTTTGGACCTGGCGCTTTAGCAAACAGTCAACCCAAAACTGATACTAACATATTCGGATCAGCTGCCATGTCAGCCTTTGGTAGTATTTCAACTCAAAACTCGATATTTGGAAGTGGAAAGTCATTGTTTGGGACATCAAATCAAGGAGGAATGTTGAGCGCAGGTGGGAGTGACAATCAAAAGAAAGATGGGCCTTTGGGTGCTGGTGTCATTCAAAAACCTAATGACGCAACTAATAATCAGTCTGAGAAGAAAGAAATTCCACTTAAGGTTGATAGTAATCTTACATTTGCGGCTCTATCATCAGGCAGTGGACCAGCTTTTAATATGAAAACTACAC aacctGATTTCAAATGGGAAGGGGCTGGCCAACAATTATTCAATGCAAAACCTAATAAAAACTCTGGAGATAAATCAAAGAATGAGAGTGGCGTAGACGACGACGCAGTCGCAGAAGAGGAGTATGACCCTCACTATGAGCCAATTGTACCTCTACCTGAAAAGATTGTGGTCACTACTGGTGAGGAGGACGAG GAAAAAATGTTTGGAGAGCGATGCAAATTATATCGCTATGATGACAAGTCCCGCGAGTGGAAAGAACGAGGTGTCggtgaaatgaaaatattattccacCCAGAGAGGAAGACTTACCGGTTACTACTGCGTCGGGAACAG GTCCACAAAGCGGTGCTGAATATGCTTTTATACATGGATTTGGAACTACTACCAATGAAGAACTCGGATCGCGCATGGACATGGGCCGGCCGTAACTTCGCTGAAAACTCAGCGGGCGAGCAGGAGACACTCGCAGTCCGATTTAAGTCTGTAGATCTAGCCACCGCCTTCCACGACAAAATTGTCGAATGTGTGAGG aaattacaAGCTGCGGCTGCCCAAGCCGTAAGAGAGGTAAATGAGTTGAAAGAATCAGAAACCTTTGATAACGTGTCGCCACTAAGATTACCGAAACATTTGCAAGAAAGCGCACGCGCTGACAATGCGATAACTGCGGAAGTCATTCAAAGGACGTCAGGTTCCTCAAGGCAAGATACCAGTGCAAACACCAACGATAGCAAACCGGCGGCCGTGACGGAAGAATTCCACCAAGACTATGAACATCATGAAGGCCACGAGGATCATGAGGACCATGAGGACCATGACGATGAAGAGGAAGACTATGATTATGATGAATATTATAATGAG GACGAGGAAGAATCAGCACCTTACTACACATGCGACGGTGAGGCGATAGTTCGGCAGGGTAACAACGAGACCACCTGTTCCAACGCCCACATACAAGTGCTGTTTGACCAAGAGATTTACTCGCCCAAGATCTTAGTTACCGACTCAGCTACCGGGGAGATATTAGCTGATATGCTCATTTACACTGATACTGAGTTTCAg atgtcTGGAGACTCCTGCGCATGGTCAGGCACGGACTACACCAGTAATGACCCAGTAGACAAGACTGTCACGGTCAACTTTTATGACAGCGAGACAGCAATGCAGTTCTACGATAGTTGTGAG aCAAGCAAAGCTGCGACATACGCGTCTACAGATCCAGTATCGTAA